A region from the Canis aureus isolate CA01 chromosome 10, VMU_Caureus_v.1.0, whole genome shotgun sequence genome encodes:
- the LRRTM2 gene encoding leucine-rich repeat transmembrane neuronal protein 2 produces the protein MGLHFKWPLGAPMLAAIYAMSMVLKMLPALGMACPPKCRCEKLLFYCDSQGFRSVPNATDKGSLGLSLRHNHITELERDQFASFSQLTWLHLDHNQISTVKEDAFQGLYKLKELILSSNKIFYLPNTTFTQLINLQNLDLSFNQLSSLHPELFYGLRKLQTLHLRSNSLRTIPVRLFWDCRSLEFLDLSTNRLRSLARNGFAGLIKLRELHLEHNQLTKINFAHFLRLSSLHTLFLQWNKISNLTCGMEWTWGTLEKLDLTGNEIKAIDLTVFETMPNLKILLMDNNKLNSLDSKILNSLRSLTTVGLSGNLWECSPRICALASWLGSFQGRWEHSILCHSPDHTQGEDILDAVHGFQLCWNLSTTVTAMATTYRDPTTEYTKRISSSSYHVGDKEIPTTAGIAVTTEEHFPEPDNAIFTQRVITGTMALLFSFFFIIFIVFISRKCCPPTLRRIRQCSMIQNHRQLRSQTRLHMSNMSDQGPYNEYEPTHEGPFIIINGYGQCKCQQLPYKECEV, from the exons ATGG GCTTACATTTCAAGTGGCCATTAGGGGCCCCTATGCTGGCAGCAATATATGCAATGAGTATGGTTTTAAAAATGCTGCCTGCCCTGGGTATGGCGTGTCCACCCAAATGCCGCTGTGAGAAGCTGCTCTTCTACTGCGACTCTCAGGGCTTCCGCTCAGTGCCGAACGCCACAGACAAGGGCTCTCTGGGCCTGTCCCTGAGGCACAATCACATCACAGAGCTCGAAAGGGATCAATTTGCCAGCTTCAGTCAACTTACCTGGCTCCACTTAGACCACAATCAAATTTCAACAGTAAAAGAAGATGCTTTTCAAGGACTATATAAACTTAAGGAATTAATCTTAAGttccaacaaaatattttacttgcCAAACACAACTTTTACTCAACTGATTAACCTGCAAAATTTGGACCTGTCTTTTAATCAGCTGTCATCTCTGCACCCAGAGCTCTTCTACGGCCTTCGGAAGCTGCAGACCTTGCATTTACGGTCCAACTCCCTGCGGACTATCCCAGTACGTCTGTTCTGGGACTGTCGTAGTCTGGAGTTTCTGGATTTGAGCACAAACCGTTTGCGAAGTTTGGCTCGGAATGGATTTGCAGGATTAATCAAACTGAGAGAGCTTCACCTAGAGCACAACCAGCTGACGAAGATTAATTTTGCTCATTTCCTACGGCTAAGCAGTCTGCACACGCTCTTCTTACAATGGAACAAAATTAGCAACTTGACATGTGGAATGGAGTGGACCTGGGGCACTTTAGAAAAGCTAGATCTGACTGGAAATGAAATCAAAGCCATCGACCTGACAGTGTTTGAAACAATGCCTAATCTTAAAATTCTCCTCATGGATAACAACAAGTTAAATAGCCTTGATTCCAAGATCTTAAACTCCCTGAGATCCCTCACAACCGTTGGCCTCTCTGGCAATCTGTGGGAATGCAGCCCTCGAATATGTGCACTGGCCTCCTGGCTGGGCAGTTTCCAAGGTCGGTGGGAACATTCCATCCTATGTCACAGCCCCGACCACACCCAAGGAGAGGATATACTAGATGCAGTCCACGGATTTCAGCTCTGCTGGAATTTATCAACCACTGTCACTGCCATGGCTACAACTTATAGAGATCCAACCACAGAATATACAAAAAGAATAAGCTCATCAAGTTACCATGTGGGAGACAAAGAAATCCCAACTACTGCAGGCATAGCAGTTACTACTGAGGAACACTTTCCCGAACCAGACAATGCCATTTTCACTCAGCGGGTAATTACAGGAACAATggctttattgttttctttcttttttattatttttatagtgttCATCTCCAGGAAGTGCTGCCCTCCCACTTTAAGAAGAATTAGGCAGTGCTCAATGATTCAGAACCACAGGCAGCTCCGATCCCAAACACGACTCCATATGTCAAACATGTCAGACCAAGGACCGTATAATGAATATGAACCCACCCATGAAGGACCCTTCATCATCATTAATGGTTATGGACAGTGCAAATGCCAGCAGCTGCCATACAAAGAATGTGAAGTATAA